The Diabrotica undecimpunctata isolate CICGRU chromosome 3, icDiaUnde3, whole genome shotgun sequence genome includes the window TAACCAAATTTGTTTAAaggcttaaaattttatttgattataaaagatttttcagtTCGGTTTATTTAAGTATAAATATTAAGTTAATTGAAAACAGACATTTAAAAGAATTGTTAATATGTAAAAAGTAATGGGTATAACTCAGTATattaacataaatttaaaaattgaatcCAATCTAATGCACAAATGACATTTTAAAAGTCAACAACCCATTTTATACACGGAACATGCAACTCATTATCTGAATAAGAATGGCGTCTGTATACAGTGTTAGTGCGTTGTTGtcaattttaatttcaatatttggATTACAAAGCAATCTTTAAAGTTTTCATCTAAATAATTGGATTATTGAGTATCTGCACTCTTAAGATTTTGATAAATTACGTTTTAGAAAGTAAGAGACTTTTTGATTAAGGGTTACACACTTCGCATTTTCTGGGAAAATTATGACCTTGAAACGTCGTGTCAACATAATATAAGTTACAGTGGCGGCTCGTTTAAAAACTCAAATATAAGTTCTAGGAAaagaatattttgtttataacattttaaGAATGGAAAGCAAGTCTAACAGAGAAACATTGGAGAACATTGTTATTGGTGGAGATGGAACAACACCCCAATATATGATTCAAAGGGTTCCAGAAAATGCCCAACTTTTAAGTCAAGAGCTTTTACAACAACAACATGGACTAGTTGTAGATTTAGGTGGAAACGACTTTATACCAGTTAGTTATGCTTCTGAAGATTTACTTACACAAGATCTTACAGAAGAAGATAGAAACTTAGCTGCTGCTTTAGTAGCTGTACAACTTAGCCaacaacaaaaacaacaacaGTTGCAAGATACTCCTTTACCTTCATTAGTTGCTACCTCCAACTTAGGTATAGGTAATTTCCTTTGTACTATACTTAAATAATCAGTATAATTATACTTAAGTAATTATATATTACTTTTTAATATAGGAATATTCCATATAGGTGCATTTTATTCTTTTGTTGTCTTTATGGGGatgaattttgttttattgttccTTGTAAGTTATTCATTTTTTATGTTcatgttattttattatatacagtGGTCTTCCATTCATATTCTTTGGGATTTACTCCTTACTCATCTTTAATTTGAGTACTTTTTAGTTTTTCTAATGTTCTGTATTATGCAAAGCATTCGCAGTTACTTATTTTAAGTACTACttatataatacataaatacCTCATATTATCACATGCAATACAGCCTGAAGAATTAAAAAGAAATGAAGTTGTACCAAAAGCAATAATAGCAATGACTATGTAATTAACAAAGTTTAGTCTTTTCTCTTTTAACTGctgtaataattttataatactaACTTTTGAcaataaatatttcaaattaatgCTTTGGAAATTAAATTTTCATATTCCATACTTGTCACATTTGACTTCTATAAATAAATACTTCTATgacaatataaaatattgtatagCCAAAAAAACTGTATTTTTCAATGTTACCACATATTTTGTGTAAATTAGTTCACAAAGTTGAATGACTTTAGCTAATCATCTTATTGCATGTCCCTATGCTTATTGTTACTACACATGTCTTCTATCACAATGTGCAGATGGTTAGACTTATTTCCATAGTCTGTGGATCATGCTAGTGCAATTTTTATCCATATGAAAAAACTAATCCAGCACTTTTCCCCTTTACTgggtaactttttatttttttatccatTTACTGCATGCCATGGGCTCATAATTGGTTATCAATCTTAATGTTGTGGTTTACATGCTACTGGATATTTAGTTCCTAGCCTTAATGGATTGTGTGTTTATAAATACCATAAATGtcattgtaattttatttttctcatgTTAGGTTAagctttttttgttttaaaactgTGTAGTTCTTGTGACCTATTTTCACAAAAGAGAGTTTTTGTAAGTGGGCTCCACTTCATTGTTTTTTTCTCTATAGCACTTTCCATGGATATTGGATAGGATTACTGTTATGTTAAGGATGCCTTGTAAGTGGAATATGCAGGCTGAAGCAGAAGACCCTTAGGCCTTAGATAAACCAAATGTACTGTGGTTATTTAGTTTATCAACATAACACTTAGGGAATTGTTATAGgttgaaatttttgaaaaaatattgttttaattccTCCCACTTTAATTGTAACTGCCAATAATTTATGTTATGGGAACTTAATGTTCACTGATAACTAGAAGTTGTGCCTGGTAGGTCTCCACCTTCAGGAGCATTAAGGTATTTTGTGACTTCCATTTTAGAAAAACTATAGTAATTCCATGACTTGCGATTGCATGTTTAAGAGAGAATGAGGCTAATCTTTTTGTTATACCTAGAAATATCTACTTAAAAATAGAGCGTTTTATCATTAGATCATTTTACATCTTGGCCAAGATGTTACTATTATTCCACTGTAGTTTCCGAATTGTTTGGAACATTTTCATGCCTAATATGGTTTCCCATTTCCCAATTAGATCCACAAGAGATTTTGTTCTTTAAAATGCAGACAATCTATCTCAGAGCAGACTAGTGCGTAACGGTCATTAGGTCTTCCTCAAACCTATGATAATGACACTGTAATCTTAGATTAAATGGAGACTCTTCTGTAAAGAAAATCCTTTCTTGTTTGTGAATTGTCCAATCAAGATGTTCTCTTGCAAATTCTAATTAGATACACCTAGTTAAATCAGGACTTCTCGTATTATAAGAACCACTTTCCCTATATAAGAACAGCCTTAGTTGTTCCTAATATAcctttacttttattattatatatactttTTTCTTATTAGTTAATATATTTGTATCTAATTACCTTTTTTTCTACAGGAACAAAGATATTGGATGAATCTCAGTTGATTATTAGCAGTGAAAAGGGTGGAGGTACAAGTTTCTTGAGGATTGTAAATTCTGATAATATTTACGTGGAGCAGCAGCCACTCAATAAACTAGTTGATACTGTTCGATTTACAACTGTAAATAACCAATCGTTCACTGAAGACGAGCCAATTGACAAGAGTATTATAAAAAAAGATGATGATAAGGGAGATTCTGATAGGGAATctttaaagtaaatataattgtttttattatttataatctaGGTCATACATGGAACTGAGGAAAAATTCAATGAGCTAGAATAAATTTCGGAGTAATGTCCAAAAATGTTTCCTTTTAAACATTAAAATACTACTATGAAAATTTTTTGACATTTGTGAAGTCAATTACttctaaaaaattaaatgtaacaCCTATGTTGTGTTAATAGGTCAATTTTttaacattacataaaaaactatattaaaatgaattttgtaaaaagtttaagTAGATATTTAAATCATTCATAACATTTAACAATGGTGTTAATTAATAggtattttttaatacaaaagtggagattatttccaatttttttttaaaagaggAAAGTCCActctttaattatttaatatgcAAGTTGATGGACTCCATGTCCAAAATGAAGGTAATTAATTAAGTTGAAAAACATGTCTTTAGGAAAGACATACTTTTAAGGGGCTTAGAATTATAGTAAgggtatatataaataaaaaaaaattcaaaaagccAGTCATAAAAGGTCATATAATGTTGAAAGTAATAATGAAAAtgaataacaaaaatataaactaaactgCAAatgtaacacaaaaatatctactacctgaaataaatgaaaataggcTAAAGTAAAAAAAGCATCTTGTTTCAAGGGCATCAATATGAACAGGCTTTCCGTTAACTATTACGCACAACATAATGCATGGATTTCCCAAGAAATATTCGCTCACtgtttatctatttttctaaTACCCTGTTTTTTCAAAAAGGTTTTTATACCGGACGTTCGACAATACTTGCAATCAAAAAATTTGCCACCAAAGGCGATTTTCATTTTGGACAATGCACCTGCTCATCCGGAAGCCAGTATGCTGCGAAGTGATGATACAAATACCACATGCTCTTTTCTGTCTGCGAATACAACATCCTTGATATAACCAGTGGATCAATCAGTCATTAAAACTTTCAAAAGATGACACAGAAAAAATTTGTTATACCTTGTTATGGAAGAGGAATATTCTTTGCAAGAATACTGAAAAGCATACAACTTAAAACACGCAGCCGATAATGCTGCGGATGCTTCGGCTGATGTTTCGGAAGTAACACTGAAAAGAGCGTGGAACTATGGCCTGAATCAACCGAAGATGAAAATGCCCTCGTGACAGACGAGCGTGAGTTATGGCTgaattaactgttttgttttcgttgcCTAAAGATGACATAAACGAATGGTTCATTTGTGATGAGGACGCAAACGGCTATCGATTGCTGACAGATGATGAAATCTTTGAAACGGTAACAGAGGCAGATGAAACAAATTCAGAAGCTGACACAGACTTGGGATTTGACGGTAGTGATGTCGATGATGCTATTGCAACTGACAAAGATTTGTATAAAGAAGCTAGAGAAGCCACGTCGCACATGCAACAATTCATCGCGTGGTTTTCTTGACAAGAAAAAGCCAATAAAGTAGATTGCATATCTTATGCCGATTAAGAAATTCAGCCGTTGAAAAATGTGAAGCAAcagtaaaacaaagatttcagAATATTTTAAACCAAATTAATTCGATTgtgatataactttgaactctatagactttttggtgatgcagatattgtgaagaccatcaaaataaacctcctaaggtgggtgggccacgttatgcggatggatgagagtgatcccactaaaataactatgctaaacaggttggtcggaagaagaagaagggggcgacctaaactcagatatctggacgatgtacaggaagatctgagggagattggagtgaggagctggagaagacagacacttgatagggaaggatggaagaatgttttgaagcaggccaaggctcacgaagggctgtagcgccaactgattaATTCGATTGTTCGTAGACAAATATGTCTTATATTGTCAaacaaaacatacaaaaaaatttGAGAGTTGTactatgaattttttttaatgttcttttaACCGTTttttcgattatccgtcataccctTGCTCCGGTACCCTGACTGATAATCGAGGTCCCACTGTATTAGTTAATAATGATAAGGTGACAAAAAACGGTAGCATACACAGTATATTGCAATACATTTCAGGTTAAAACTAATTTTCTTTATTCGAATTACTTACTACTTCGTTTTTCCCCTAAGCTcagcatattgaattattttgaagTCATGTTAAATCTttactttttaacattttatatgatttttaagaaatgAACCTCGTACTTCTAAGAAAAGCCTACCCCACAAAAAAAGAATTTCAAGGAAACTCAAGAAGAGCactgtatcagcttccaaaaatATTGTCTGCAATCTTTGTGAACAATCATTTAGCTCTAATGATGAATTTGCACAACATGAAATCTTATGTCAAACTACAATCACTCCAGTCAACCAAGTTAACGCGTTTAACTGCCAAATTTGTAATGAACCTTTTACGGAACAACTCAAGTAAGtattagtgttttgtttattttttgatgtGTTCTGTAGTCTTATCCATTTGTTTCTTAGTGCTTAAATATAAACTATGATAGAAATATTAAATAGGAAAACAATCTTGTTTTTATAGGGTTTTCAAAAAGAATATTGGTGGTTTTGGATAGCAACAACTTCTTTTCTTAGACACTTTAGCTTTTTACTTTCTAGACCTCTTTTTCACATATTTAACCTGCCATTAAAGACAGGGATGTTCCCGTTCTACTGGAAAACTAGCTTTATTACCCCAATACTAAAATCTGGAGATAATTCTCAAGTGAACAATTATCAGCCTATTAGCATTCTAAGTTGTATTCCCAAAGTTTTTGAGAGCCTTGTCTGTGACTATTTGTCAGCAACTTTAAAAGGCTGTCTTATCAACCAGCAATTTGGATTTCTCTCTAGCTGCTCCACTGAACTTAATTTATTGACATTTACTGATTTCTTTATAGAATCTCTTGAAGATGGCTCCCAGGTTCATGCTGTAGACACAGACAAAGGCGTTTGACCGGGTAAATCACACAAGATTTTAATCAATAAGTTGAGGAGTCTGTGTATCCAGAGTGAACTTTTAGAATGGTTGTTATCCTACCTAACTGAAAGAATACAAATAGTACATGTTCAGGGTTTTCAATCGTTTGTGATTAAAGTACTTTcaggagtaccacaaggatcacACCTAGGACCTCTTCTATTCAATAACTATGTTAATGACATTGTCCCCTGTTTCCTCTTTGCTTCTTTCTTAATGTTTGCCGacgatttaaaattatatttgaaaattGAGAATGATGGTGACTATCAAAAACTACACTCTGATTTGGATCGGTTGAGCTATTGGTGTGACAGCAACGGAAATGTTAAAAAGTGTCATTTAATGGTTTTTGGTCGGAATAAAACTCCTACAAAGCATATCTATACTATTAATGGTTGTCCTTTAGACTCTCTAATGTATCTCAGATAAAAGACCTAGGTGTTGTGCTTGATTCCAGCTTATCCTACATCAACCATATCTCATCTGTTGTCTCAAAATCACTTCAACTTTTAGGATTTATTAAACGTTGTGCTAACGACTTTCTAAATATCCTATccataaaagttttgttttatgcACTTGTGAGACCCCACCTAGATTACTGTTCATGTGTTTGGTCTGCTCACTATAACACCCATATTCAAGCTATTGAGAGAGTTCAACACAAATTCTTAAGATTTGTTGCATTTAAACAAAACCAGAGGATTGAAGAAATTAACTATTCAAATATTTGGAAAGGTTCCTCAACATAACTTCTCTCCAAATCCGACGCATGCATAAAGATCTCACTATGTTTTATAGTATACTGCACTCTATTATTTTTGTTCCTCAACTATTGGAAAAAATTAATCTCCATGTTCCCAGTGGACAAATAAGGCTAAATCAACCCTTTTATGTTAGACCCCTTCACACAAACTACTGACACAATTCCTTCACATCTAGAACACCAAGGTTTGCTAATCAATATTCCCAAAGGTTGGATTGTTATAGTATTCCAAAAGAATTTAAAGCTCAGCTTAAGAACTGTGTGTGATAGCTCGGTGTCCTTGTGTTTTGTACATTCTTTGTTAATGTTTGTTATTTACTGTtcctacttttattttttgtatgattaaaatttttaaatttaatttaagtagGTTACGTTAAGAATCTTCTGTAATTTATCAATAATGTTTACATTGTATTTTAATAGGGCGATTGTcccttaataaataaataaatacattatgGCAAGATACATGTTCAGTCTTCACAGTGAATGGGCATTCGCTTTGGCCTTCTTGGAAATGTAAAGGGATGATGACTTTACCAGATACTGCAGCCCAGGCTATGGCTCTATGACCTTTGTTTGTAATTCTTACAGCTGATCCAGTATTCTCAAACATCCGAATCCACTTCATAATGCTATCATCACTTGGTGCATTGCAAGAACATAATGTATGTCTTAAAATACAAAGGTGGAGTGCAAACTATCTATGAAACAACTGTTTCGGTAATAGGCTCACACGCAAAACGCACGATGTGTCCTTGAGTATGACTGTATTACTAATGAGTCTCCACAAAGCAGTACATGACGCTCTCTGCATCATCCCATTATAATGtacaatagaaaaataaaatcacGCTACTCTTTTTGAACACCCAGTAATATAAACAGCGGATATATCTTATTCCAGAAGGCAGAAATACAGAAATCATCCATAAATTTTTAGATTAActaacaaaataacaatattttctCTTTGTAAAGGTTCTTCGAACACTTAAAGAAACATTATGAACCCGGAGGAGGTGGTTTACCAACTGGACCTCCGAAAGAACTACCTAGTactaatatagataaaaaatccaCACCTGAAAAAACGGAACACGTTGAACACGACCGCCAAGAAAGTTTACTGTCCAGTCTCCTTAATTTAAGTTGTATTGAGTGTAATAAGACATTCAGAAGACAAAAGACTTTTGAAGCTCACATGAGAGATATACACCCAAGCAAAAATGAACCTATTGATGAGTTCAGTGAACCTGAAGATCTCATGG containing:
- the LOC140437697 gene encoding uncharacterized protein isoform X2 produces the protein MESKSNRETLENIVIGGDGTTPQYMIQRVPENAQLLSQELLQQQHGLVVDLGGNDFIPVSYASEDLLTQDLTEEDRNLAAALVAVQLSQQQKQQQLQDTPLPSLVATSNLGTKILDESQLIISSEKGGGTSFLRIVNSDNIYVEQQPLNKLVDTVRFTTVNNQSFTEDEPIDKSIIKKDDDKGDSDRESLKNEPRTSKKSLPHKKRISRKLKKSTVSASKNIVCNLCEQSFSSNDEFAQHEILCQTTITPVNQVNAFNCQICNEPFTEQLKFFEHLKKHYEPGGGGLPTGPPKELPSTNIDKKSTPEKTEHVEHDRQESLLSSLLNLSCIECNKTFRRQKTFEAHMRDIHPSKNEPIDEFSEPEDLMEGITMVVDTNEPEPEEDDSKAWYREEEIHQTEEDLKELESGNDHICHLCNQPFPLRAILLQHLVTCRATTGNTESAPLAVVKKINKKNKKKATHNCNECDRVFTHKNSLVYHMKSHSGIRPHQCDQCGKSFFASSALKVHLRLHSGDKPYSCEHCGKRFRQWGDLKYHITSLHSTEKNFQCEYCGKEFARKYSLVVHRRIHTGERNYKCEFCGKSFRASSYLQNHRKIHTGEKPHMCGVCGKPFRVRSDMKRHQKTHSKGPSTNSKSIRTISKVEKVEIIEEEELSSELHIEDEEAAGQLLTEYTQEELDDETRTVRVPNRNLYINGHELFLVTYPNDIRTGEPQTSTAAWVHAPNA
- the LOC140437697 gene encoding uncharacterized protein isoform X1, coding for MESKSNRETLENIVIGGDGTTPQYMIQRVPENAQLLSQELLQQQHGLVVDLGGNDFIPVSYASEDLLTQDLTEEDRNLAAALVAVQLSQQQKQQQLQDTPLPSLVATSNLGIGTKILDESQLIISSEKGGGTSFLRIVNSDNIYVEQQPLNKLVDTVRFTTVNNQSFTEDEPIDKSIIKKDDDKGDSDRESLKNEPRTSKKSLPHKKRISRKLKKSTVSASKNIVCNLCEQSFSSNDEFAQHEILCQTTITPVNQVNAFNCQICNEPFTEQLKFFEHLKKHYEPGGGGLPTGPPKELPSTNIDKKSTPEKTEHVEHDRQESLLSSLLNLSCIECNKTFRRQKTFEAHMRDIHPSKNEPIDEFSEPEDLMEGITMVVDTNEPEPEEDDSKAWYREEEIHQTEEDLKELESGNDHICHLCNQPFPLRAILLQHLVTCRATTGNTESAPLAVVKKINKKNKKKATHNCNECDRVFTHKNSLVYHMKSHSGIRPHQCDQCGKSFFASSALKVHLRLHSGDKPYSCEHCGKRFRQWGDLKYHITSLHSTEKNFQCEYCGKEFARKYSLVVHRRIHTGERNYKCEFCGKSFRASSYLQNHRKIHTGEKPHMCGVCGKPFRVRSDMKRHQKTHSKGPSTNSKSIRTISKVEKVEIIEEEELSSELHIEDEEAAGQLLTEYTQEELDDETRTVRVPNRNLYINGHELFLVTYPNDIRTGEPQTSTAAWVHAPNA